In the Syntrophorhabdaceae bacterium genome, one interval contains:
- a CDS encoding PilZ domain-containing protein: MEIKPGLSVNIIVSIDYRKEVVETKNSIVHDVLGKKVIIAQTDPPISRTHMNKEVFVTYLDRQEGRPARYGFRAKIADFIKDYELASGQRVQAVALARESALEPYNLRMFFRLEPPDNCGIDIFVNGQKMNILDISIGGASLSHNKTHHFKVDEEVKIILVVGERAYQTESRVVRIAEPEDERMKTSLEFVSIEFINLNGHIKNELGRKIRDVERELRQKEVDRRLS, translated from the coding sequence ATGGAAATAAAACCAGGACTGAGCGTGAATATCATCGTGAGCATCGACTATCGAAAGGAAGTCGTGGAGACCAAGAACTCGATCGTTCACGACGTGCTCGGGAAGAAGGTGATCATAGCGCAGACAGACCCGCCTATATCGAGGACACACATGAACAAAGAGGTCTTTGTGACCTATCTGGACAGGCAGGAGGGCAGACCCGCTCGGTACGGATTTCGCGCGAAAATAGCCGATTTCATAAAGGATTATGAACTTGCGTCCGGGCAAAGGGTGCAGGCGGTGGCGCTTGCGAGAGAATCGGCCCTGGAGCCGTACAATCTCAGAATGTTCTTCAGGCTTGAACCACCGGATAATTGCGGCATAGACATTTTCGTAAACGGACAGAAGATGAATATCCTGGACATTTCCATAGGGGGCGCGAGCTTAAGCCACAACAAGACACATCACTTCAAGGTCGACGAGGAGGTTAAGATCATCCTCGTGGTTGGGGAGAGGGCTTATCAGACGGAATCAAGGGTAGTGCGTATCGCCGAGCCGGAAGACGAACGCATGAAGACAAGCCTTGAGTTTGTGTCTATCGAGTTTATCAATCTCAATGGTCACATTAAGAACGAACTGGGGAGAAAGATACGGGACGTCGAAAGAGAACTTCGTCAAAAGGAAGTTGACCGAAGGCTTTCGTAA
- a CDS encoding cupin domain-containing protein: MIVRNFNDPEVLDTTYIAHRGAIARMVLTSECMKAVEFLAYAILPEGNSIEEHRDPYEEIYLIFKGEGLMHVGGETREVKEGDAIWIPTGEPHSLKNTGQGETFVLVVAAYEGGIKR; encoded by the coding sequence ATGATCGTCAGAAACTTTAACGATCCGGAGGTGCTCGACACTACCTACATCGCCCACCGAGGCGCTATCGCGAGGATGGTTTTGACGAGCGAGTGCATGAAGGCCGTCGAGTTTCTTGCGTATGCAATCCTTCCCGAGGGAAATTCCATCGAGGAACACAGGGACCCTTATGAGGAGATATACCTCATCTTTAAAGGCGAGGGGCTCATGCACGTAGGGGGCGAAACCAGAGAAGTGAAAGAGGGCGACGCAATCTGGATACCCACGGGCGAGCCGCACAGCTTGAAGAACACGGGGCAGGGCGAGACCTTTGTCCTGGTGGTGGCGGCCTACGAGGGAGGGATTAAGAGATGA
- a CDS encoding pyridoxal phosphate-dependent aminotransferase: MNISKRASAISPFYVMELLEKARALEATGQDVVHMEVGEPDFPTPSFVKKEAVQAIMDNHTFYTHSLGLAELRARVAEHYVKTHNIRVPAERIVITNGTSGALLLLFGALLEEGSRVAISDPGYPCYKNMAIFVDATVLQVPVSEGSSFEITPNHLTGLSPSPHMLVLSNPSNPTGIVYRDENLASLYEYLSSRGALFVVDEIYSGLTYGRKPSTALAISEDIIVVNGFSKTFAMTGFRLGWMVVPEGLVRPLQKCAQNLFISPSSISQYAALSAFDSHEEIEKMRQIYEQRRDFLVPRLKDLGFSIPVYPDGAFYIYAGIEKWGLDSMDFVERALFTAHVAITPGYDFGAFHAASHVRFSYADDLDRLRMGCDRLELWLKTL; encoded by the coding sequence GTGAACATTTCCAAAAGGGCAAGCGCAATCTCTCCGTTCTATGTTATGGAGCTTCTCGAGAAGGCCCGCGCGCTCGAAGCCACGGGCCAGGACGTTGTACACATGGAAGTGGGCGAACCTGACTTTCCCACACCATCGTTCGTGAAAAAAGAAGCGGTACAGGCAATTATGGACAACCATACCTTTTATACCCACAGCCTCGGTCTTGCCGAATTGCGGGCAAGAGTGGCCGAACACTACGTGAAAACTCACAACATAAGGGTCCCCGCCGAACGGATCGTTATCACAAACGGTACGTCGGGCGCCCTCCTTTTGCTCTTTGGCGCCCTCCTTGAAGAGGGAAGCCGCGTGGCTATTTCCGATCCGGGTTATCCCTGTTACAAGAACATGGCAATCTTCGTGGATGCTACGGTTCTTCAAGTCCCCGTCTCGGAAGGTTCCTCCTTTGAAATCACCCCCAACCACCTCACCGGTCTTTCTCCCTCGCCCCATATGCTTGTTCTTTCCAACCCTTCAAATCCCACAGGGATCGTATACCGCGATGAAAACCTCGCCTCCCTCTACGAATATCTGTCGTCGCGTGGCGCACTATTTGTGGTCGACGAGATTTATTCCGGTCTTACCTATGGCCGCAAACCCTCAACCGCCCTTGCCATCTCAGAGGATATAATCGTGGTGAACGGCTTCTCGAAAACCTTTGCCATGACCGGCTTCAGGCTCGGCTGGATGGTTGTGCCGGAAGGACTCGTGAGGCCTCTGCAGAAATGTGCACAAAATCTGTTTATTTCGCCCTCCTCCATTTCCCAGTATGCCGCGCTCTCGGCCTTTGACAGCCACGAAGAAATAGAAAAGATGCGCCAAATCTATGAACAAAGGCGAGATTTTCTCGTGCCCCGCTTAAAAGATCTCGGTTTCTCTATTCCCGTATATCCGGATGGGGCCTTTTACATCTATGCGGGCATCGAGAAGTGGGGACTCGACAGCATGGACTTTGTGGAGCGGGCTCTCTTCACGGCCCACGTTGCTATTACCCCGGGGTACGATTTCGGCGCATTCCATGCGGCCTCTCATGTCCGGTTTTCCTACGCGGACGACCTCGACCGGCTGAGGATGGGCTGCGACAGGCTTGAGTTATGGTTAAAAACGCTATAA
- a CDS encoding HDOD domain-containing protein, which yields MSNIDVRTIRERIENINALPTIPKVLKKLLGVLENPKISLNEISAFISSDPALTTKVLKMVNSPIYGFPGRISSVNQAVILLGLTVVKGLLLGVSVFELMQKTMIGLWEHSLGTAIFSRLIAVKKGLKEPDELSVEGLLHDIGKVLLVLQYPQEYEKAMSEAEQNGLTIYETEKNYFSTTHSSVGAWMAQKWRFPSNLIDVIEYHHKPHLAKTAPTDSAIIHLADILVRARGFGFAGDRYLMPVNPEAWDRLALTEAQIKEILLGAEDSFQMTEDLSL from the coding sequence ATGAGTAATATCGATGTACGCACCATCAGGGAGAGGATCGAAAACATCAACGCGCTGCCGACCATCCCCAAGGTATTAAAGAAGCTCCTCGGCGTGCTCGAAAACCCCAAGATCTCGCTTAATGAGATCAGCGCCTTCATCTCGAGCGATCCCGCCCTCACTACCAAGGTCCTCAAAATGGTAAACTCGCCTATCTACGGCTTTCCCGGGAGGATCTCGTCCGTTAACCAGGCGGTCATCCTTCTTGGGCTTACCGTGGTAAAGGGGCTTCTGCTGGGAGTTTCCGTGTTCGAACTAATGCAAAAAACAATGATCGGCCTTTGGGAGCACTCCCTGGGCACGGCCATTTTTTCCCGGCTCATAGCCGTAAAGAAGGGCCTGAAAGAGCCTGACGAGCTTTCGGTGGAAGGCTTGCTTCACGATATCGGAAAGGTCCTTCTCGTCCTCCAGTATCCCCAGGAGTACGAGAAGGCTATGAGTGAAGCTGAACAAAACGGTCTTACCATTTACGAAACCGAAAAGAACTACTTCAGCACGACCCACTCGAGCGTTGGCGCATGGATGGCCCAGAAATGGCGCTTTCCCAGCAACCTCATCGACGTTATCGAGTACCATCACAAGCCCCACCTTGCCAAGACGGCGCCTACAGATTCGGCCATTATCCATTTGGCCGACATCCTGGTAAGGGCCCGTGGATTTGGCTTTGCCGGAGATCGCTACCTTATGCCGGTAAACCCCGAGGCGTGGGACCGTCTCGCCCTCACCGAAGCCCAGATAAAGGAGATTCTGCTCGGGGCCGAAGACTCTTTCCAGATGACGGAAGATCTCTCTCTATGA